A single Mucilaginibacter inviolabilis DNA region contains:
- a CDS encoding SDR family NAD(P)-dependent oxidoreductase yields MQQLTAIVTGASEGLGKSIAIELAVRNINLVLVALPGSGLPELASFIRKNFSVAVHHLEIDLTHTESYAEIFTWLKELHITAHLLINNAGLGNWSWFADKNIAFYKMQIELNVITPVLLTRLFLAQADASVTSYILNVGSLGGLFLVPKKQVYGATKSFIRYFTKCLQLELYGSNVKLSLLSPGGINTKPELLVMNNTLKGISKATILEPEQVARIAIDGLLKGKKEIIPGMVNRLLVLLNSLLPAYIKDNIIKRRLNTILVS; encoded by the coding sequence ATGCAGCAATTAACCGCCATTGTAACCGGAGCCAGTGAAGGTCTCGGGAAATCTATTGCTATTGAATTAGCAGTCCGAAACATCAACCTGGTGTTAGTGGCTTTACCCGGATCGGGGCTGCCAGAACTGGCCTCTTTTATCCGTAAAAACTTTTCGGTGGCAGTCCATCATTTAGAAATCGACCTAACCCATACCGAAAGTTATGCTGAAATTTTCACCTGGTTAAAAGAACTACATATCACGGCGCATTTACTTATCAACAACGCTGGGCTGGGCAATTGGTCGTGGTTTGCGGATAAAAATATTGCTTTTTATAAAATGCAGATAGAACTGAACGTGATAACCCCTGTACTGCTTACCCGCTTGTTTCTGGCTCAGGCCGATGCATCCGTTACCTCTTATATTTTAAATGTGGGTAGTTTAGGCGGTTTGTTCCTAGTACCTAAAAAGCAGGTATATGGCGCTACCAAATCGTTTATAAGATATTTTACCAAGTGTTTACAACTGGAACTATATGGTTCAAACGTAAAGCTTAGCTTGCTAAGCCCTGGAGGTATCAATACCAAGCCCGAACTGCTGGTGATGAACAATACGTTAAAAGGCATTTCTAAAGCTACTATTCTGGAGCCCGAGCAGGTTGCCCGCATAGCTATTGACGGATTGCTAAAAGGTAAAAAAGAGATCATTCCGGGAATGGTTAATCGCCTATTGGTTTTATTGAACAGTTTATTACCAGCATATATAAAAGATAATATCATCAAACGAAGATTAAACACTATTTTAGTATCCTGA
- a CDS encoding glutamine--tRNA ligase/YqeY domain fusion protein yields MSEERSLNFLEEIVEEDIAAGKNGGRVLTRFPPEPNGYLHIGHSKSICLNFGLAQKYNGKTNLRFDDTNPTKEETEYVDSIKEDIKWLGFEWAEELYASDYFDQLYDFAVTLIKNDLAYVDDSTAEEIAKQKGTPTEPGTPNQYRSRSVEENLQLFADMKAGKYPDGAKVLRAKVDLASPNMHLRDPLMYRIKHAHHHRTGDKWCIYPMYDFAHGESDAIEKITHSVCTLEFVPHRPLYDWFIEKLELFPSKQYEFARLNLNYTVMSKRKLLQLVEDKHVESWDDPRMPTISGLRRRGYTPASIREFCERIGVAKRENMIDVGLLEFCIREDLNKTAWRRMAVLDPIKCILTNYPEDETEIMHGENNPEVEGGDGSREFPFSRELWIEREDFMEEPPKKFFRLGVGLMVRLKNAYIIRCDSFVKDADGNVTEIHCTYLPESKSGNDTSGINVKGTIHWVSIPHAKTAEVRLYDRLFQVEDPSNEDGDFKDYLNPNSLHILPKAYIEPDLANATPGKAIQFMRKGYFTLDKYSTPDHLVFNRTVTLKDGWVKK; encoded by the coding sequence ATGAGCGAAGAGAGATCATTGAACTTTTTAGAAGAAATTGTTGAAGAAGATATAGCTGCCGGTAAAAACGGTGGCAGGGTATTAACCCGTTTTCCGCCCGAGCCTAATGGTTATTTACACATTGGGCATTCCAAATCCATTTGTTTGAATTTTGGCCTGGCACAAAAATATAACGGAAAAACGAATCTCCGTTTTGATGATACTAACCCTACCAAAGAAGAAACCGAGTATGTTGACAGCATCAAGGAAGACATCAAATGGCTTGGTTTTGAATGGGCCGAAGAGCTATACGCATCTGACTATTTCGACCAATTATACGACTTTGCCGTAACCCTGATCAAAAACGATTTGGCTTATGTTGATGATAGTACTGCCGAAGAGATAGCCAAACAAAAAGGTACCCCAACCGAACCAGGTACACCGAACCAGTACCGCAGTCGTTCTGTTGAAGAGAACCTGCAGTTATTTGCCGATATGAAAGCCGGCAAATATCCGGATGGCGCCAAAGTGCTGCGTGCCAAAGTTGATCTGGCATCACCAAACATGCACCTGCGCGATCCTTTGATGTACCGCATTAAACATGCCCATCACCACCGCACAGGCGACAAGTGGTGTATCTATCCGATGTATGATTTTGCACATGGCGAATCGGATGCTATCGAAAAGATCACCCATTCTGTTTGTACACTGGAGTTTGTACCGCACCGTCCGCTGTATGATTGGTTTATTGAAAAGCTCGAGCTTTTCCCATCAAAACAATACGAGTTTGCCCGCTTAAATCTCAACTATACTGTGATGAGCAAGCGCAAACTACTGCAACTGGTAGAGGATAAACATGTAGAAAGCTGGGACGACCCGCGGATGCCTACTATTAGTGGTTTGCGCCGTCGTGGTTATACGCCTGCCAGTATCCGTGAATTTTGCGAGCGCATTGGTGTTGCCAAGCGCGAAAACATGATCGATGTTGGTTTATTGGAGTTCTGTATCCGTGAAGATCTGAATAAAACCGCCTGGCGCCGTATGGCTGTGCTCGACCCAATCAAGTGTATCCTGACCAACTACCCGGAAGATGAAACCGAAATTATGCACGGCGAAAACAATCCCGAAGTTGAAGGCGGTGATGGTAGCCGCGAGTTTCCGTTTAGCCGCGAGTTGTGGATTGAGCGTGAAGACTTTATGGAAGAGCCACCTAAGAAATTCTTCCGCCTGGGTGTGGGTTTGATGGTGCGTTTAAAAAATGCCTATATCATCCGCTGCGACAGCTTTGTAAAAGATGCTGATGGTAACGTAACCGAGATCCACTGTACCTATCTGCCCGAATCAAAATCAGGCAATGACACCAGCGGCATCAATGTAAAAGGAACTATACACTGGGTAAGCATACCACACGCCAAAACCGCTGAGGTAAGGTTATATGATCGCCTGTTCCAGGTTGAAGATCCGTCCAATGAAGATGGCGACTTTAAAGATTACCTGAACCCCAACAGTCTGCACATATTGCCAAAGGCTTATATCGAACCAGACCTGGCCAACGCCACTCCGGGCAAAGCCATACAGTTTATGCGTAAGGGTTATTTTACTTTAGACAAATATTCCACTCCGGATCACCTGGTGTTTAACCGCACGGTGACCTTGAAAGACGGCTGGGTGAAGAAATAA
- a CDS encoding NAD-dependent epimerase/dehydratase family protein translates to MKVLVTGATGFIGRQLTLELANTGHEVKALCRNTDHPYLIKHPNIEPVLGNILYKQSLARAMEGCDQVYHTAAMAKMWCRNPDDYQETNVIGTRNVLEIAQICEVQKLVYTSTCGVWGPTIKHPMTETDPRITGFPIAYERTKYLAELEVQRFVKQGLPVVIVNPSRVYGEGPITDSNTVGKMVSGYLKGTWRFIPGNGEQVANYAFLEDVVAGHIAAMNKGIPGERYILGGHDISFNAFFKTLQQVSDKQLSMIRIPLKAIEVYSRLEWLKTRLTGLSPVFLPEFAERLKYDQKYSSNKAVTQLGYTITPFTEGLQKTVNYLRGSKSNDSEIKDRMNEGSNITNHQPTQLCSN, encoded by the coding sequence ATGAAAGTATTAGTTACCGGAGCAACTGGTTTTATTGGCAGACAGCTAACCCTGGAGCTAGCCAACACCGGGCATGAGGTAAAAGCCTTGTGCCGCAATACCGATCATCCTTACCTTATCAAGCACCCGAATATTGAACCTGTTTTGGGCAATATCTTGTATAAACAAAGTCTGGCCAGGGCTATGGAAGGCTGCGACCAGGTTTATCATACCGCTGCTATGGCCAAAATGTGGTGCCGCAATCCCGACGATTATCAGGAAACTAACGTTATCGGAACCCGAAATGTACTGGAAATTGCCCAAATATGCGAGGTACAAAAACTAGTATATACTTCTACTTGCGGGGTTTGGGGGCCAACTATCAAACACCCCATGACCGAAACCGACCCTCGCATTACCGGTTTCCCGATCGCTTACGAGCGCACCAAATATTTGGCCGAACTGGAAGTGCAGCGTTTTGTAAAACAAGGCTTACCTGTAGTGATTGTGAACCCTTCCCGTGTGTATGGAGAAGGCCCCATAACCGATAGCAATACGGTTGGCAAAATGGTATCGGGCTATTTAAAAGGCACATGGCGTTTTATTCCCGGCAATGGCGAGCAGGTGGCTAACTACGCTTTTTTAGAGGATGTAGTAGCCGGGCATATCGCTGCAATGAATAAAGGCATTCCCGGCGAGCGTTACATTTTAGGTGGCCATGATATTAGTTTTAATGCCTTTTTTAAAACCCTTCAACAGGTATCGGATAAGCAATTAAGCATGATTCGGATACCATTAAAGGCCATTGAGGTATACAGCAGACTGGAGTGGTTAAAAACGCGCCTTACAGGCTTATCCCCTGTATTTTTACCTGAATTTGCCGAGCGCCTTAAATACGATCAAAAATATAGTAGCAATAAAGCTGTAACTCAGCTGGGATATACAATAACCCCTTTTACAGAGGGCCTGCAAAAAACAGTTAATTATTTAAGGGGATCAAAGAGCAATGATTCTGAGATCAAAGACAGGATGAATGAGGGCAGTAATATAACCAACCATCAACCAACGCAGCTATGCAGCAATTAA
- a CDS encoding zinc ribbon domain-containing protein, translating to MEQTVEQKLKALYELQTIHTKIDRIRQVRGELPMEVADLEDDVAGLETRIQKIKAELDDVEDEIVTRKNLIKEAQANIKKYEAQLNEVKNNREYDAISKEIEIQGLDIQVSEKKIREYGFEITSKTQIYEKALADLDARKSDLDAKKEELGTITAETEKEETELVSQAEKATGNIEERLLTAYNRLRQNAKNGLAVVTIQRDSCSGCFNQIPPQRQSDIRQRKKIIVCEHCGRILVDEQMALEAEEA from the coding sequence ATGGAACAAACCGTAGAACAAAAGCTTAAAGCTTTATACGAACTACAAACCATCCACACCAAAATTGATAGGATTCGCCAGGTAAGAGGTGAACTGCCAATGGAAGTTGCCGATCTGGAAGATGATGTTGCTGGTCTTGAAACCCGCATTCAAAAGATCAAAGCGGAGCTGGATGATGTAGAAGATGAGATTGTAACCCGCAAAAACCTGATCAAGGAAGCTCAGGCCAATATCAAAAAATACGAAGCGCAACTTAACGAAGTTAAGAACAACCGCGAGTATGATGCCATATCAAAAGAAATTGAGATACAGGGATTAGATATTCAGGTAAGCGAGAAAAAAATACGTGAGTATGGTTTTGAGATCACTTCAAAAACCCAGATCTACGAAAAAGCCTTGGCTGATTTAGATGCACGCAAGAGCGATCTTGATGCTAAAAAAGAAGAGTTAGGTACTATTACTGCCGAAACTGAGAAAGAGGAAACCGAATTAGTGTCGCAGGCAGAAAAAGCTACCGGTAATATCGAAGAGCGTTTACTAACTGCTTACAACCGTTTGCGTCAAAACGCTAAAAATGGCCTGGCTGTAGTAACTATTCAACGCGATTCATGTTCAGGTTGCTTTAACCAGATTCCACCACAACGTCAGTCTGACATCCGTCAGCGTAAAAAGATCATCGTTTGCGAGCATTGCGGACGTATTCTTGTTGATGAGCAAATGGCTCTGGAAGCAGAAGAAGCATAA
- a CDS encoding TM2 domain-containing protein: protein MNIHQDPYMNFADMGPEEMGFLQQATGELSDDQKKYFYMVYSSKRKNTNEILILSLLGLVGVAGIHRFVLGQIGMGILYFFTGGLCLIGTIVDLVNNKSLTLKYNKEMAYESHRMAVLRNQK from the coding sequence ATGAACATACACCAGGATCCCTACATGAACTTTGCCGATATGGGCCCCGAAGAAATGGGTTTCCTGCAGCAAGCAACCGGGGAGCTTAGCGATGACCAAAAGAAGTATTTTTACATGGTTTATAGTAGTAAGCGTAAAAACACTAATGAAATACTTATTCTTAGCTTGCTTGGCTTAGTAGGAGTAGCTGGAATCCACCGATTTGTTTTAGGGCAGATTGGTATGGGGATACTTTATTTTTTCACAGGCGGCCTTTGCTTAATAGGTACTATTGTTGACCTGGTGAACAATAAATCGCTTACTTTAAAGTATAATAAAGAAATGGCTTATGAAAGCCACCGGATGGCCGTATTGAGGAATCAAAAATAA
- a CDS encoding Nif3-like dinuclear metal center hexameric protein, with protein MKLAVLTAYLESLAPLVYQEDYDNAGLIVGNPEQEVTQALISLDCTEAVVDEAIATGCQVIISHHPIVFKGLKKFNSKTYVERVVEKAIRSRIAIYAIHTNLDNIMGGVNQRICDTLGLKNCRILVPKHNLLKKLVTFVPGSHADAVRDALFAAGAGNIGNYSETSFNTEGTGSFKGNEATNPYVGTPGTRHEENEVRIETVYPANLESKILMALVLAHPYEEVAYDLFALTNQHQQVGAGMIGELEIPQNEESFLFHVKDKMRTHVIRHTALTGKHVKRVAVCGGAGGFLLKHAISSGADVFITADYKYHEFFDAEGKIVIADIGHFESEQFTAQLLYEIIRKKFPIFAVRLTEVNTNPVKYFI; from the coding sequence ATGAAATTAGCTGTACTTACCGCATATTTAGAAAGCCTGGCGCCATTGGTGTACCAGGAGGATTATGATAACGCGGGTCTTATTGTGGGAAACCCCGAACAGGAAGTTACCCAGGCATTAATATCTCTTGATTGTACCGAAGCTGTGGTTGATGAAGCCATTGCCACGGGTTGTCAGGTAATCATATCGCACCACCCCATAGTTTTTAAAGGGCTTAAAAAATTTAACAGTAAAACCTACGTAGAAAGAGTAGTGGAAAAGGCTATTCGTAGTCGTATTGCCATTTATGCTATACATACCAATCTGGATAATATTATGGGAGGCGTAAACCAACGTATTTGCGATACGCTGGGCTTGAAAAATTGCCGAATACTGGTACCTAAGCATAACTTGCTGAAAAAGCTGGTAACTTTTGTACCCGGGAGCCATGCTGATGCCGTACGTGATGCTTTATTTGCTGCCGGAGCTGGCAACATTGGTAATTACAGCGAAACTAGTTTCAATACCGAGGGCACGGGCTCCTTTAAAGGCAACGAGGCTACCAATCCATATGTTGGCACACCCGGTACCCGTCACGAGGAAAATGAAGTGCGAATCGAGACCGTTTATCCAGCCAATTTGGAGAGTAAAATACTGATGGCGCTGGTTTTGGCTCATCCTTATGAAGAGGTGGCATACGATCTGTTTGCTCTAACCAACCAGCATCAACAGGTAGGAGCAGGTATGATTGGCGAATTAGAAATTCCTCAAAATGAAGAATCGTTTCTTTTTCATGTAAAGGATAAGATGCGCACACATGTGATCAGGCATACGGCTTTAACCGGCAAACATGTGAAAAGAGTAGCTGTTTGCGGTGGTGCCGGAGGCTTTTTATTAAAGCATGCCATATCGTCAGGTGCCGACGTTTTTATCACTGCAGATTACAAGTATCATGAGTTTTTTGATGCCGAAGGAAAGATAGTGATTGCAGATATCGGACACTTTGAGAGTGAACAATTTACGGCGCAATTATTGTATGAAATAATACGGAAAAAATTTCCTATCTTTGCCGTCCGTTTAACAGAAGTAAATACAAACCCCGTCAAATATTTTATTTAA
- a CDS encoding N-acetylmuramoyl-L-alanine amidase: MKNYHYTIFFLVALAALSSCSPKGPYALTNKVYTTKTDSVVKVIEQTQPAMLVDSAGANIPSEWVGTVNFNLRKPNYVIIHFTAQDSIQQTLKTFTLVKPQVSAHYVVAKDGKVYHMLNDYLRAWHAGISRWGSISDMNSCSIGIEIDNNGHEPFNDTQVKSLLALLTQLKKVYGIPTSNFIGHQDIAPLRKPDPGPLFPWKLLAEKGFGYWRDYLLEVPPDNFDYATALKLIGYDTRNLTAAIVAFKRHFVQTDESPTMTEFDLNILYNVYKKYAP, translated from the coding sequence ATGAAAAACTACCATTACACTATATTCTTTTTGGTCGCGTTAGCGGCTTTGAGTTCCTGTTCGCCGAAGGGGCCTTATGCTTTAACTAATAAGGTGTATACCACCAAGACTGATTCGGTGGTAAAAGTGATTGAGCAAACGCAGCCTGCCATGCTGGTAGATAGCGCGGGTGCCAATATCCCCAGCGAGTGGGTGGGGACGGTAAACTTTAACCTGCGCAAACCCAATTATGTGATCATCCATTTTACCGCGCAGGATTCTATACAGCAAACGCTTAAAACATTCACCCTGGTAAAGCCGCAGGTGAGTGCCCATTACGTGGTGGCTAAGGATGGCAAAGTATACCACATGCTGAATGATTATCTGCGGGCCTGGCATGCGGGTATCAGCCGCTGGGGCAGTATCAGCGATATGAACAGCTGCTCTATCGGCATCGAGATTGACAATAACGGGCATGAACCTTTTAATGATACTCAGGTAAAAAGTCTGCTGGCTTTGTTAACCCAACTCAAAAAGGTTTATGGTATTCCCACAAGCAACTTTATTGGTCATCAGGATATCGCTCCTTTACGCAAGCCCGATCCGGGACCCTTATTCCCCTGGAAACTACTGGCCGAAAAAGGTTTCGGTTACTGGCGTGATTACCTGCTGGAAGTTCCGCCTGATAATTTCGACTATGCAACCGCCCTTAAACTCATCGGCTATGATACCCGCAACCTGACCGCTGCCATCGTTGCCTTTAAGCGTCACTTTGTTCAAACGGATGAAAGTCCAACAATGACCGAATTCGATTTGAACATTTTGTATAACGTATATAAAAAATATGCGCCCTGA
- a CDS encoding RNA polymerase sigma-70 factor, whose translation MAYAARLIFTTRCTPFKYNWPEILQLSLSPVNLTSKQAIFNANFHPFKVEYSDSSVINLLKQGSQKAFEWLFKEHFKSLHAYAYTFLKDDEVAEEIVQNVFCRIWEKRDNLKTDGSLKSYLYRAVHNESLNYLKHQKVKASFGVYYAGQLQQDEEEQASTKVMTAELQQRIETAMSELPQQCRTIFQLSRFEQLKYQQIADHMGLSIKTVENQMGKALRMMRQKLAEFLPIILFLLTRWLHNE comes from the coding sequence ATGGCGTATGCAGCAAGGTTGATATTCACCACTCGCTGTACACCATTCAAATACAACTGGCCTGAAATTTTGCAATTAAGTCTTTCGCCCGTGAATTTGACCAGCAAACAAGCTATCTTTAACGCAAACTTTCACCCGTTTAAAGTGGAATACAGCGATAGCTCGGTCATCAATTTACTCAAACAGGGCAGTCAAAAGGCTTTTGAATGGTTATTTAAAGAACATTTTAAAAGTCTGCACGCCTATGCGTATACATTTTTAAAGGATGATGAAGTGGCCGAAGAAATTGTGCAAAATGTATTTTGCCGGATTTGGGAAAAACGCGACAATCTTAAAACCGACGGCTCGCTCAAATCATATTTGTACCGGGCTGTACACAACGAAAGTTTGAACTATTTAAAACACCAAAAGGTAAAGGCCAGCTTCGGCGTGTATTATGCCGGGCAGTTGCAGCAGGACGAGGAAGAACAGGCATCAACCAAAGTAATGACCGCCGAGCTGCAACAGCGTATCGAAACGGCCATGAGCGAACTACCGCAGCAATGCCGCACTATTTTTCAACTCAGCCGTTTTGAACAACTCAAGTATCAGCAAATTGCCGACCATATGGGGCTTTCTATTAAAACCGTAGAGAACCAAATGGGCAAGGCCCTGCGGATGATGCGCCAGAAACTGGCGGAGTTTTTACCCATTATTTTATTTTTATTAACCCGATGGCTGCACAATGAGTAA
- a CDS encoding DUF6134 family protein, which translates to MIPALLIWLFKKYLAPALKDKHITPLTFAMPLKKAATLLALLYFSSALMAQEQITKYNVLHSGKIVGHMDLYQKHEGDDLSLKMISQVKMRFIMSVQVDIHEESTFQKGKLISSSIYRKVNGKEKANRQTRACGDCYQAVTDGKSKQLDQKYIGANLMLLYCREPDNNAQIYCDNFQQFLQVKQVSPHVYRIDLPDGNYNFYSYTNGVCSKVDIHHSLYTIQIQLA; encoded by the coding sequence ATGATACCTGCCCTGCTTATCTGGCTCTTTAAAAAATACCTGGCCCCAGCCTTAAAAGATAAACATATTACCCCGTTAACTTTTGCTATGCCCTTAAAAAAAGCAGCGACTCTGCTAGCGTTGCTTTACTTTTCGTCGGCACTGATGGCACAAGAGCAAATCACTAAATACAACGTATTACACAGCGGCAAAATAGTGGGACACATGGACCTTTACCAAAAACACGAGGGCGATGATTTGTCGCTAAAAATGATATCGCAGGTAAAAATGCGTTTCATCATGAGCGTTCAGGTAGATATTCATGAGGAATCTACTTTTCAGAAAGGTAAACTCATCAGCTCCAGCATTTACCGCAAGGTGAATGGTAAAGAGAAAGCCAACCGCCAAACCAGGGCCTGCGGCGATTGCTATCAGGCCGTAACCGATGGCAAAAGCAAGCAACTCGATCAGAAATATATCGGCGCCAACCTTATGCTGTTGTATTGCCGTGAGCCGGACAACAATGCACAGATATACTGCGATAACTTCCAGCAATTTTTGCAGGTAAAACAGGTATCACCTCACGTGTACCGCATTGATCTGCCCGATGGTAATTACAATTTTTACTCCTACACCAATGGCGTATGCAGCAAGGTTGATATTCACCACTCGCTGTACACCATTCAAATACAACTGGCCTGA
- a CDS encoding FecR family protein has protein sequence MSNANIHMDDDLLVKYLAGETTLAEQQQVEDWMAASETNKKLFDDFKLIWDQSPVTERNVNKDDAFIRLQNRIDKNVPASRRTVIKKLSQKQWIGIAASVILICTVLWLTFNHVYDNGSVSFVRIDSKDKVHTQSLPDGSVITMNARSTLVYPSRFTGNIRPVSLKGEAFFKISPDKTKPFIIKVNDVTVRVVGTSFNIKSRDGKTEVIVETGIVQVSKKQNSIDLNPGEQVMVTKDQDLLAKQQSKGKLYNYYLTGQLICDKTPLSEVVQALNEVYGVHIVIANKSLEDLPITTTIKGQSLNEVLEVISGTFKITVVRKNQQIFFK, from the coding sequence ATGAGTAATGCCAATATACATATGGATGATGATCTGCTGGTGAAATACCTGGCCGGCGAAACTACGCTCGCCGAGCAGCAGCAGGTAGAGGATTGGATGGCGGCCAGCGAAACCAACAAAAAACTTTTTGACGATTTTAAACTGATCTGGGATCAAAGCCCAGTAACAGAACGAAATGTCAATAAGGATGATGCTTTTATCCGGCTACAAAACCGTATTGATAAAAATGTTCCGGCATCTCGCAGGACTGTCATCAAAAAACTGAGCCAAAAGCAGTGGATAGGTATTGCAGCATCGGTAATTTTAATTTGCACGGTATTATGGCTAACCTTTAATCATGTTTACGATAATGGCTCGGTTTCATTTGTACGGATAGATAGTAAGGACAAAGTACACACCCAATCCTTGCCCGATGGATCGGTGATCACTATGAACGCCCGTTCAACGTTGGTGTACCCGAGCCGGTTTACCGGCAACATCCGCCCGGTAAGCTTAAAGGGTGAGGCCTTCTTTAAAATAAGCCCTGATAAAACAAAACCTTTTATAATTAAGGTAAATGATGTAACGGTTAGGGTAGTTGGCACGTCATTCAATATCAAGAGCCGGGATGGTAAAACCGAAGTGATTGTAGAAACCGGTATTGTACAGGTAAGCAAAAAGCAAAACAGTATCGATCTGAATCCTGGCGAACAAGTAATGGTGACTAAAGACCAGGATTTATTAGCTAAGCAACAGAGCAAGGGCAAATTATATAACTATTACCTTACCGGACAGCTGATTTGTGATAAAACCCCGCTAAGCGAGGTGGTTCAGGCCCTGAATGAAGTATATGGAGTACACATTGTGATTGCCAATAAATCGCTGGAGGATTTGCCGATCACTACTACAATTAAAGGCCAGTCGCTTAATGAAGTACTGGAGGTTATTTCCGGCACATTTAAGATCACGGTGGTTCGCAAAAACCAACAGATCTTTTTTAAATAA
- the ypfJ gene encoding KPN_02809 family neutral zinc metallopeptidase, with amino-acid sequence MQWFGRRESDNVEDDRGGGGGGGRFALGGGIISIIALAIYYFTGVDTSQLLNQVASNSQPQTEQHASDPNAPEDKQKQFVRVVLADTEDIWTKLFSDMGKTYEKPHLVLFTEATRSGCGNASSATGPFYCPADAKVYIDLSFYDELKNRFGAAGDFAQAYVIAHEVGHHVQNLLGISAKMDEARNRLSETAYNKLSVKLELQADFYAGVWAHYEQSLKNVLDPGDIEEALTAANAIGDDRLQKQATGHVEPDSFTHGTSAQRMYWFKKGYETGDINQGDTFGNGDLE; translated from the coding sequence ATGCAATGGTTTGGCAGGCGCGAAAGCGATAATGTAGAAGACGACCGTGGTGGAGGCGGCGGCGGAGGTCGCTTTGCTTTGGGCGGTGGTATTATTAGCATCATAGCCCTGGCTATTTATTATTTTACAGGTGTTGATACCTCACAGCTGCTTAACCAGGTGGCAAGCAACAGTCAGCCGCAAACCGAACAACATGCCAGTGATCCTAATGCTCCGGAAGATAAACAGAAGCAATTTGTACGCGTGGTTTTGGCTGATACAGAAGATATCTGGACAAAACTCTTCAGCGATATGGGTAAAACCTACGAGAAGCCGCACCTGGTGCTGTTTACCGAAGCTACACGTTCTGGCTGTGGTAATGCCAGCTCGGCTACGGGGCCGTTCTATTGTCCGGCAGATGCGAAGGTGTATATCGATCTTTCTTTTTATGACGAACTTAAGAATCGCTTTGGTGCTGCCGGCGACTTTGCACAAGCCTACGTCATAGCGCATGAAGTAGGGCATCATGTGCAGAACCTGCTGGGTATCTCGGCCAAAATGGACGAAGCCCGTAACCGCCTTAGCGAAACAGCATACAACAAACTCTCTGTAAAGCTGGAATTACAGGCCGATTTTTATGCCGGCGTATGGGCCCACTACGAGCAGAGCCTCAAAAATGTACTTGATCCGGGCGATATTGAAGAAGCCCTCACCGCCGCCAATGCCATCGGCGATGACCGCCTGCAAAAACAAGCCACCGGCCACGTAGAACCCGACAGCTTTACCCATGGCACCAGCGCCCAACGCATGTATTGGTTTAAAAAAGGCTACGAAACAGGCGATATTAATCAGGGTGATACGTTTGGGAACGGGGATTTGGAGTAG